A single genomic interval of Notolabrus celidotus isolate fNotCel1 chromosome 13, fNotCel1.pri, whole genome shotgun sequence harbors:
- the LOC117824276 gene encoding neuroendocrine protein 7B2, with translation MMTDMGPAMRLSLFGLLLCLQLGRASARSPRTVDQVSEADIQRLLHGVMEQLGIARPRVEYPAHQATNIVGPQSIQGGAHEGLQHLGPFGNIPNIVAELTGDNVPKDFSEDHGYPDPPNPCPLGKTASDGCLENAPDTAEFSREFQKHQHLFDPEHDYPALAKWNKELLYQKLKGGPKRRKRSVNPYLMGQRLENVVAKKSVPHFSEEEEDEAPTAKSTT, from the exons ATG ATGACAGACATGGGTCCGGCGATGCGGTTGTCGTTGTTCGGCCTCCTTCTGTGCCTGCAGCTCGGCAGGGCTTCAGCCCGCAGCCCCCGCACGGTGGACCAGGTGTCCGAGGCCGACATCCAGCGGCTCCTGCACGGCGTCATGGAGCAGCTGGGCATCGCTCGGCCCAGGGTGGAGTATCCTGCACATCAGGCCACTAACATCGTCGGGCCTCAGAGCATACAGG GTGGTGCTCACGAGGGGCTGCAGCACCTCGGCCCCTTCGGAAACATCCCCAACATTGTGGCTGAGCTGACGGGCGACAACGTTCCCAAAGACTTCAGCGAGGACCACGGGTACCCAGACCCTCCAAACCCCTGCCCCCTGGGAAAAACAG CATCAGATGGCTGTTTGGAAAACGCTCCGGACACGGCTGAGTTCAGCAGAGAGTTTCAGAAACACCAGCACCTGTTTGACCCGGAGCACGACTACCCAGCTCTGGCTAAATGG AACAAGGAGCTTTTGTACCAAAAACTAAAGGGAGGACCCAAAAGAAGGAAAAGG AGCGTGAACCCTTACTTGATGGGCCAGAGGCTGGAGAACGTGGTTGCCAAAAAATCTGTTCCTCATttctctgaggaggaggaggacgaagcACCTACTGCCAAATCCACAACCTAA
- the grem1a gene encoding gremlin-1a, whose translation MKTLPAMISAAVLVLLLSPLWSTDAASYQGAFPHPNKSNPNESDRCQTPAIGGLISHVPGPVTSTDEVLESSQEALHVTERRYLRLDWCKTQPLKQTIQEEGCLSRTIINRFCYGQCNSFYIPRHNYQDGDAFQSCSACKPKTFSTVTYTLFCPGQTPSTRKKRVQRVKQCRCTTIDTD comes from the coding sequence ATGAAGACACTACCAGCGATgatctctgcagctgttttggTGCTACTGCTCAGCCCTCTGTGGAGTACAGACGCCGCCAGCTATCAGGGCGCTTTTCCACATCCAAACAAATCCAACCCAAATGAATCGGACAGATGCCAAACTCCCGCCATCGGTGGATTAATTTCTCACGTGCCAGGGCCTGTAACCTCAACCGACGAAGTTCTGGAGTCCAGCCAGGAAGCGCTGCACGTTACGGAGCGTCGCTACCTGCGTCTGGACTGGTGCAAGACACAACCGCTGAAGCAGACCATCCAAGAGGAGGGCTGCCTGAGCCGGACCATCATCAACCGCTTCTGCTACGGACAGTGCAACTCCTTTTACATCCCGAGGCACAACTACCAGGACGGAGACGCTTTCCAGTCGTGCTCTGCCTGCAAACCTAAAACTTTCAGCACCGTTACTTACACTCTGTTCTGCCCGGGTCAGACACCCAGCACCAGGAAGAAACGGGTGCAGCGCGTGAAGCAGTGCCGCTGCACGACGATAGATACGGATTAG